The genomic interval GCAGGAAGTAACGGTCCCCAGAAGTTCTGCATAGACAGAGTGGGGAAGGAGACTTGGCTTCCAAGAAGCCACACATGGTGAGAAACAAACTGGTTGGTTGTTGCTAAAAACCTCAagtctgtattaaaaaaaacttctcttCTCAAAGCAGTGACTCTTTAGAAACAGGATTTGCTAAACGAATCGTCTTACTGAtgatgaacacattttttatacATTGAATGAGAACAATGCTGGATTGTCAAACATAAGACATTAATCCATACAGTTGAAATTAGTTATTTAACCCACATGTTCTGGCCAAAAGCATAAACATGTGATTTATATAGCTCTTCATGACTAATATCATAATCGTTTTCTCACAATAAACCCAGAGTCTCAAAATTATTTAACCGTTTCAGTAGAtattagagcaggggtgggcactcctggtcctcgagggccggtgtcctgcaactcttagatgtctccctggtccaacacacctgaatccaacagctgaatctcctcctaagtgcagtcaagttctccagagtcctgttaacgacctcattatttgactcaggtgtgttgaagtagagatgcatctaaaagttgcaggacaccggccctcgaggaccaggagtgcccacccctgtatTAGAGTCTCCTTATGTGGTTTTGCTGTGAAAAGAAACcagttcattcatttattcaacTGGCTGTAGCTACTGTACCTTTTTCAATCCCAAAGGAGATTTTAAATACAGTTCAATTTTGACGACCATGATGGCCGCAATCCTCTgtagattttcagattttctttggtATCAGAGAAAAGTCTAATGCTTCCCAAACTTCAGCTTCCTCACAGACTGAGTGACATTTTCTCCCAGGATGTCCTGATACCTGACCGGCCGCAGGTTTCCAGCGTCAGGGAAAGCAAGGCAGCCCCAGATCCCTACTGAgtcaccaccatgcttcactgtaGGCATATTACGTCATCATTCCTCCTCCTGAAAATGTGTAGTTATGATCCAGGGCTCCACTGAGCAGATCATGTTGGCTAACTGGAGTTTTGCTGAAAGTCTTCTGCAGTTGAAAGATTTTGCCCATTTCTTTCTATAGAAATCTGGTGGAACTTTGAACAGGTGAACTATGTATCCTTTTCCGTTTTTGCGCAACTCAGGGATGTCATCTCAAGATTTAAAGCAGTTCTTTTAAATCAGCCACATTTACTCCACACCTGTTTGTACATCTGAAGAGTTTTGTTCTGCgggttgaattatttttgagaCTGCAGTGGTATGATTTAGAGGTGCACTCATTTAAATTCTtgtattttaacatatttttgtgtgtttcggTTTGTTGCAAACACCTGAAAAACCTCTTTAATTGAACTTTTTATATTGCTTGGTTagttgtcctgtgtgtctctgacAGACTGGTCCAGTGACCGCTGGTCTTCAATAATTTAACTGTAAACAGTAGGAGGATGTCTTAACCCGGATGCATATAACTTTGCTgctcttttttctgttcttttcagCTTCAACCGTCTGGATCTGCCACCCTACAGGAGCCtggagcagctcagagagaagctgctgtTCGCCATCGAGGAGACGGAGGGATTCGGACAGGAGTGAAGCcgttaaagcaacaaaatagtttcttgtttttgttatcGATCCTATTTTGCATTTGTTAATCACAGGGCTGCAGTCTCACCGAGCCGCTCACTTGCAATCAGATGATGTCTGTTGACGGAAAAAGAATAGTTTAAGTTGGAGCACAGTTGCTTCGAGAGCGAATGAACACTTGCGTGTGGATGCTCACTTTATTGTAATTGTCCAAATTTGTCAAGAACGCTCCGACAGCACTGCTCTGAGCTTACAAACTGCACCAAAACCAGACGGCATTAAAGCTTTAATGCCGCTCCACAACCACAGCACAGTTAACCGCGAATGCAGCATAACATATCTACCAGAGACGAACACTTTTAGCGTTTTAAAGAGAGGAACACATCCGAGAGGTTATCAGGAACTACTGCACCTCCTTTACAGAGGTTAGAGAGAGGagatgtgattttattttttatttctatgttaattttaaaagtcTGCATTTTCTCTTGTACAGACCCTAAATAAATGAGACTTCAATCGTAAACAGAGTTGATTCATCCTTTGCAGATTTATATAACTAGATCAGGACAATTGCTTCCAGTGATCGATTGTAAGGGTTATAAGCTGCAGGTTTTGggtacaaaaaaacacagaaacactatTCCAGGTTTTTCCATGCTTAATAATGTATGAGTTATTAGTTTTTAGTAACTTctaggaaacaaacaaaacctacaTGAAAAGCTGCATCCCATCTAGGCCTGTCATAATAAATTTTGATAGACAATAAATTCTCCCAGaacttattgcaataaatgataatattgttgttttgagaccattttcaagtaatataatagtaataatggcaCAATAATGCATTATTATCCAAGATGCATTTATCTTGGAGAACATGTTCTCCAAGATAAATAAcctttaaattataatatttaaagactagaactggaagaaattttaaataaacaaaataaataaaacagaaacaacaaataaaatcaattaaacaccaaactgacttttattcagtttttggtaaaaagagaaagaaaagaaaaaaaacgataaatcatgcaaataaattattgagtttcttttaatttatcatgattaaatgatttattgtgacaggcctaatccCAGCTTCTCCTTTGCATGTTCTTCctttgtcaaacaagatggatttttaaaaaaatgttttcttaacattttaaacaaaaagcagctTCACTGAGCGAAGCTGCTTTTGTTCCTACACATATTGTGTTGATGCTGATCTCTGACGATATATTTAGATGATACAGGCCATTAATTGTTAATATCAAGTAACTCCTTTTCATTTATAGGTCAGTTTCTCTAGTTTGACATTTGAGTCCATTTTTCTCCATGGAAAAGGTACAAGCCTCATCAGAAAAAGTCCAGGGGAATACTGATTGATTATATACAGTAGTTTCCCATTAAACACTTGCATTTTAATAGTTTCAGTCTTGTACTAAAAAGTTTCCAAGCTTTTCAACATGCCATTTCCCTCTGATCATGTGGTACACTCTTGAATTTCTGACGCGTTAATGCAAGGTCTTCAGCAATCaagttgtgaaaaaatgtgTCTCAACTGTATGTGATTGAGATCATCTATAAAGAAGAATCAGAGTGAAGCTTGACGACCCAATGGTGCTGAAAGATTTTAAACTGGCGGCGTCCATTCGCTACTTGGTCGCCATAGATACAAAATGCAGGTTGTAGGAATATTGATACCAATCAAGGAGCTGGGATAAATTATTTGGTGGGAACCGGCTGTTTGGAGATGCAACAGGCGATGTCCCTCAAAGTGCTGTTGGAGAAAGTCAGTTTCATTTTTAGTAGGCCTACAATCATTTGTAGCAGTTCTTCATTTAAACACAACTTGATTTTTCAATTTTCAGAGCATCAAAGGGAACGTGAACAATGTTGACCATAATTAAACCCAGTGCCTCTGAATCTACACACCGAAACTACTCAGTGATTGTTGGAGCCGTGCCGGAGCCGGCAGCGTTTTCCACTCGTCGAGACGCAGTTTGTGGTTTGGCCGGCAGGCTTTCAGTAATTGGAAATAGATGCTGGGATGCAGCCACACAAACAAACCGTTGTCATGTCATCCCCACCGTTGCCAACAATGGTTCCAGTCTTGAACTGGGAGCGATGGAAATGTTCCAAGTAGCATAAGTGGTTTGCTGTAAATCGTACTGAGCAAAGATACGAACTGGCCGCTGGCTGTGACTACATCTGGATTTGAAGATACCTTAGAGGTGCAACAGAACATCAAAAAAGCCTAAATACTAAAAGGAGACGCAACTGGATTGAGTTGTGAAAACGGACTACAATGCAAAAATCATCTGCCTATTTCCAATGGtggtacatcctggacaggaTATCAGCCTGTCACAGGGGACCTCAGAGACAAACACTGTAGAGCAGGGAGGGAGTCAAACtctttcattttgggccatttCAAGATCAAGAATGTCTCCAAAAGGCTGGATGTGGAAGAATGCAGTGATAAAACTACCCACTAGCAAacttaaaatattcataaatagctgtctcttattatttttgatgtaatttgccactatacagaaaaaaattgctttgattCAATAAAGAATTTTAAGCACATATCTGTTATCTTGAAAGTTCAAGTTCTGTAATTCTTCAGAGtctaaagggccacataaaaacttatggtgggccggatttggcccccaggcctTGAGTTTAACAGATTTGCCTTCATCGGACCTTCTTGCTACAAACATTGCTACCAAGTGGTGCGCCCAGAACGAACAAAATTGGCATTATATTCATAGGTCATGTGGTAGGTTATTCAACAGTTggttgcatttcttttcttttctgttattcCTCCCTATGTTATGGTTTTGCATATGAGAATTGCGCTTTAGTCCAGACTTCTgggtctttttatttatttatttatttatttatttatttatatacagtacagaccaaaggtttgggcacacctttctaattcaatgggttttctttattttcatgactttttataaggcaataaatcccacttattaacctgacagggcacatatgaagtgaaaaccatttcaggtgacgacctcttgaagctcatcaagaaaatgcagagtgtgtgcaaagcagtaatcacagcaaaaggttgctactttgaagaaactagaatataaggggtattttcagttgttttacacttttttgtttagtgcatatttccacatgtgttattcatagttttgatgccttcagtgtgaatctacaatgtcaatagttatgaaaataaaggaaactcattgaattaaaaggtgtgtccaaacttttggtctgtactgtatatattctGCAACATTAAAGATTACTTTCTGCCATTCTACTTTAGGTTGTAGAAAAAGAGGGGGGAGAGATAACATAACGGGCTTTTATTGTGGAAATCCCGCCTTCTTTCCATCCCGGAAGTACTTCCTCTGTGTTTTGGAGATGTTTTCAAATCGGTTCACGTGGTTCAATCAACACGCTTTTAAACTAATACACGTCAAACAGCAATTTGACCACATTTGAACGAGTTTTCTCCTGTTTAATATGATAAATGCGGATGAAGTCGCCGAGTTGTGCTACGAGCGTTTCCGCCAGCTGCCCCGGAGAGGGAAGCCCGAGCCGGGCAGAGAGTGGAGCCTGCTGGCCGCTGTGCTCCGGATCACCCGGAGACCAAACTCCGACTCAGGTTGGAGAGCACAACCAACCACAACATCATGGTCTGATTGTACCAATTAATAAATCCGTGTTTCTAAAAACTATCTTAGTTTGTGAGAGCCTGGAATACTGTGCAGAATCCGATTGGCATACGgctatttaaatgcaaaattaaatttctgaagaattgttgatttaattaatttcataaGATTAGTGAACAAAAGATTTGTGTTTGGAACATGGAGAAGAAACCCTCTGGAAAGTCGGAATGCCGAAACAGGTCATTGAGAAAGAGACTGGTTGGATAAACATATAGATGGAAAgctcagtggaaggaaaaaaaccaTCCACAAAAGAAATGGTGGATTTGACAGGATTGTGAGGCATCAGCATGTGATTCATCTCTAACTGCAGCAAAGCAAACTGTAAAGAggtggtttaaaatgtttgcacagtCTAGACTCAGGCCTTGTTCAGTACAGCATAAACTTTACATAAAAGTCTGGATCTCTGAcatatgaaattaaatgtttttgttttccagtggAGATGGAGGTTGTTTCCTTGGGAACCGGGACTAAGTGTATCGGAAAGGCAGCCATGAGTGCCGCTGGTCTGTGTGATCCTGTTTTTCCTTTGCCTCTCTGCCTCGCTTACAAAATTTATTATTCAAACCCTTGCTTTGGACGTtgctttaaaattttctcaGCATTTTAGTCTCTATTAAGGTCTGAATGCGGTGCAGCTTAAAGATGAGCTTTCtcgtttttaaatgaaaaccgTTTTCTGAATCAGGTGACGTGCTCAACGACAGCCATGCTGAAGTCATCGCCAGAAGAGGCTGCATCAGGTGAATGAGCAGAATTtctctctgttgtgtttctcCGTGGACGTTTTCTCCACCCTGAGCTCAGTGTGGATGAATTTCTGTGCAGGTATCTGACCCAGGAGCTTCACAGAGCCGTGAGCTCTCGCTACAGCTCGCTGTTTCGCCCAGCGGATCGGAGAGGGAAGTGGAGGCTTCAGCCCGGAGTTTCTTTCCTGCTCTTCACCAGTCACACTCCCTGTGAGTCCAGTATGCTCCTACTGTGCTTAACAAGCTGTAAGTAAGCTAGGAAAGTGTTATTATTTGCAATATCTTCATCTTTAGCGACAGAATGACTACTAAAAGTGAGTTTGTAGTACAGTAAAATCCAGAATTTATTTCACCATTGAAATAAATTCTGATACTGACATTTAAGGTTAAGGTTTCCTATGTTTTACTAGTTCGTCACCATGGAAACTCTCTGACCTGAAGGTTTCTGAGGCTCTTGTTTTTTATCCCCAGGCGGTGACGCGTCCATCATCCCCATGAGGGACTCCCAGTCCCAGCCCTGTCCCCCCGTCACATCTGTGAGCAGCTGTGGAGAGACGGACGGAGGACGGAACTTGAAAAGGAAAGTCGAGGAACCCGGCGAAGGAGGGAACTTGAAGCTGCCTCGACTCGCAGAGGAAGAGACAAAAGAAGGAGAAACGGACCCGTTTGAATCCAGGACTAAATCGCCTGACAGAGTCGTGTCTGTTCCTGCATCAGCGTCGGAGCTCAAACCAGGAGATTCCGTAGACTCGAGGCAGTCAGACGCTGAACTGGTCGGAGACGTTCACAGGACGGGCGCCAAGTGTGTCCCAGGAGGCCCGGCCGACCCGCTGCTGCCTGGGGAGGGCTACCACAGCACCGGGGTCCTCCGTGTGAAGCCGGGTCGAGGAGAGCCGACTCTGTCCCTGTCCTGCAGCGACAAACTGGCCCGCTGGGGGGTGCTGGGCTTCCAGGGTGCGCTGCTGTCTCATTACCTGGAGGAGGCGCTGTACTTCGACACGGTGGTGGTGGGCAAGTGTCCGTACAGCCAGGAAGTCATGCACAGGGCGCTGGTCATGAGGTGCGCAGCTTGCAGAGACTCTTATTCTGCTGGAGGAAGGCcaagtgcttttctttttagtgattttattattatttttaatatttaaaacgtTTACTGTAGAAGACTAACGGCACCACATACAGAATGAACTAATCAAATGGAGACTTTCAAACCTAGAAATATTGTATCAGCTTGCTGTTGCTTAGttatggcagcatcatgctgagtgCTTATATAGTGATACTGTACAGCTAGATGCCTGAAAAAGAGGACCCCAATGTCCTATTCAAAGCCCTGATGTCAACACTGTTTAAAAATTCTGGGCTGTCCGCATCCGTAGCAGGAAACCAGCCTGCTAAAGCGAAGCTTATCAGTTCCACCAAGAACAGATAGAGTGTAGTTAAAGTCTTCTTTGTGGATAATTTCCTTCTACTTGCAGGTGCTCCCGCGTTTCAGAGCTTCCTGCTGGTTTCTCTGTCTGTtcgccgctgctgctgcagtccAGCCTGGAGTTCCAGTTCAGCCAGAACCAAACCGAGCTCCAACACCAGGGCGGACAGGGACGCATCTCCCCGTGTGGAGCGGGTCAGTTCTCCCAACAAATACCATCACTGAACACTTAAAACTGTGATTACTTTGTTACAGTTTCAGTGGGAGCTAGTCTGGAGGTCTGCAATATTAATGAGGCTGTGGGAAACTGGAAAGAAATCCAAACTAATGAGGAGATCCACCAACCTGGGGACCAAACTCTTCCAATATTCAGTTTGATGAGAACTGACTGGGATTGGTAGAAAACTCTGATCAGTGAAAGCACCATACCCATCCAGGAAACTGTTTCTCCGATAAAGACTAAAACGGCTTTATCTATGACATGTCGACACGTCAGCTGTTCATTGAGGCTGAGAGAGAGACCTTTagcagacaacaggaaggcCATAGAACATATGCCGTTTTTAATCTATGGTCTAGCtgttaaaaattataataagtaCTAAAAGTTGTCAGGAGATGAAGGCTCTACACAAACTGGAGACGGAAATTGGCTGTGGAAATCTGATCAGTACATCTCTGGATACTCCACATCAGCACAGGTAGAGGCCCCTGTGTTTAGAGCAGGATGACAGCTGTTACAATCCCGCAAGAGCTACAGTAATTCAGATCAAAGCACATTCATGGGTTAgaaaggcctagtcaaagtccagacctaaactTACTTTGGAATTTatggcaaaacttgaaaaatgatgTTCACAGAAGCTGATTATCCAGTCTGATTGAGCCTGACCCAGAGTTTCAAATAAATTGCACAATTTATGTTTGTAATAATTagtgtttgtgttaataaaaatacatttattttgtgttcgCAAAGTGAAAAActgactttaattaaaaaagattaTAGAAATATTAAGCTAGAAGAAAATTTATTTGGGCAGCACTATTCTTTTGTTAGAATCTATATAAAATACtatatacattttgaataaatattttctatataagaaaaaagatttaagtggggaaaaattacatttaatgtagttttactttttcttataAGCTGAAATAATTGTCCCTCGTCTTTCAGCCATCAGCTGGTGTAATGTTGCAGATCAGCCACTAGATGTCACTGCCAACGGCTACAAACATGGCGTCACCAAGAAAGTCCTGGGAACACCTAAAGCTAGGTAGACGCCTCACCTCTTACCGGCTcttaatttaagtatttttttactgttattgtGTCATTAAAGTTTCCTCCTGAGGTTTGTCTTCATGTCGTTTTGTGTTTTAAGGTCTCTGCTGTGTAAACTGGAGCTTTTTCACTCGTTCCTGTCTCTCGTAGCGGCCACTGACCCTTCGGCTCTGCCCGACTCTCTCAGGTGACAGACAGACTTCCCATCCAGCAGAAATCAGGGATTTATTTcctactgtttcttattatttttttaaattaatgttgttCAATAAAGATACCcttcatgtttaaaatgaactaaGCTTTGACCTAAGTCAGGCATCAAGAAGTGTgttaaagtacatttaaatgtattttaaaaatatttttacactgatttaaatgtttttttttcctgtcttagCAACTTCTTTTTGCACTGCTCCTCATTTTGTTACTAAACCCATCCCAATGCTCAGATATTACACTCTGCTGTTAATTATTTCGGTCAGAAATTTTGACCGAACACTTGTACTTGTAATACAGTTAGTAGATGTCTGTGTTGTACTTTGACTATAATCACGTTTTGGTTGCTTTTAAATCCGACTATCTGTGAATCTAGGCCAGTATTTAAGCCCTTAAAAGgcaaaacagtaaaatttagtttttactgaccagattttatgtgataatcTTCTTGATTTTGCCTGAGGCTGTGCctgttcacatatttttttgaaagtgtTATAATCATATCTATTTGGGTCAGTTTACACAGAGCCATTGTCAGAATGTTCTTTACCGGCAGATCCAGAATGTCCAAAGTGTTTTCTGTCACTAAATGAGGAAGCTTTTAAGGAAAAATTCAATACTTTtaggtattttgttttatatacagTTTTGTCATTGCTCCGAATCAATATGCGTCCcctgaaacaacagaaacacaagtCTCTGTTTGAATGTGTGTAACCAGGCCCACATTGTGTGCTGATGGCTGGGAATCTTTTCTGGAGGAGAAACAGAGGCTCCTCTGTTCCTCAGCGCTTCAGCACAGAACCTGATCCGCTGCTTTCTTTGCACAAGTGGCTCATTATTCCCcacctgaaaacaaaactgcagcttCCAGTAACATGGTTATCTTACCAACGGGTCACTACGAAGTTTTCTTCTCTTCCCTGTGACAGGAAGAAGGTGCAGATGAATTATTGTTCTGATTATTTAGATCCAAACTGTGCAGCTGCATGAAAAGTGATCACTGGCGAATAAAAGAAATCACTGATTTATTGGTGcgtctcagtaaattagaatagcATCAGAACTctaatttgtttcaaaaatttatttaaaaagttgtatatttcatgctgctttttcttgtaattttaatgaTGATGGGGAAACTGAAACTTTAGTTTGGTTTCTCAGACAATAGAAATATTGCAAAAGACCAATAGCATAATAAATATTAGCCAGGATactttaaaacatgttcattttctgTAGAGTATAATTAGCTGCTTCTTCATTGCGTTGTGACTCAAAATGGTTGAGGCTAAcggtaactagctgctaatataccttTGCTAGCTAGCAAAGCGCATATTAGCAGCTGTATTAGCAGGAACCATTAGCTCTGGCTCCTGCAGTGGGAATGGATGaaggagaaacattttctagctagctaaaacaaaagctagctagctagttacTAGCttgcttttttgcatctatctatctatcctgATTTAAGTGCAGATTTATCGCTAAGTGACTGGACAACATTCACCTTTCCCATGGGATCATTTTATCTAATACAGGTCTTAAGTTTCATACATAATTGTCTTAAGTCTCATAAATGAGTTGGTGAAGCCTCCAGGAATCTTGCGTTTGCCATAGCagaacatttctgcattaaaaatcCCTCTTGAAACTAAgcttttaattttcattaactgtaatcataaaaagtataaatagaaaatatttttatttaaacatagtACTCTGAGCATAAAGACCCTACatatgagttttatttattaaatcaattaCATTTGTGAATATTAGATTAGATAAACTTAAATTATTATGTGATTTCTCGAGttgttaaatcataaaactgTGGCACTTGAGATGTAGCATTAGTGCGTTAGTGATGTTTGCTGTGAATTCCTTATTTTGGCAAAGCTCTTGAAGTTAGCACATCTGACTGCCATAAATAAGAGATTATGAGAAGAAACTTCAGCTACTTTATTCAGAAACATGTCCCAGTTTTACCAGAGGACAGGATCAGGTAGTCTGCTCCGA from Xiphophorus maculatus strain JP 163 A chromosome 2, X_maculatus-5.0-male, whole genome shotgun sequence carries:
- the adat1 gene encoding tRNA-specific adenosine deaminase 1 isoform X1 — its product is MINADEVAELCYERFRQLPRRGKPEPGREWSLLAAVLRITRRPNSDSVEMEVVSLGTGTKCIGKAAMSAAGDVLNDSHAEVIARRGCIRYLTQELHRAVSSRYSSLFRPADRRGKWRLQPGVSFLLFTSHTPCESSMLLLCLTSCGDASIIPMRDSQSQPCPPVTSVSSCGETDGGRNLKRKVEEPGEGGNLKLPRLAEEETKEGETDPFESRTKSPDRVVSVPASASELKPGDSVDSRQSDAELVGDVHRTGAKCVPGGPADPLLPGEGYHSTGVLRVKPGRGEPTLSLSCSDKLARWGVLGFQGALLSHYLEEALYFDTVVVGKCPYSQEVMHRALVMRCSRVSELPAGFSVCSPLLLQSSLEFQFSQNQTELQHQGGQGRISPCGAAISWCNVADQPLDVTANGYKHGVTKKVLGTPKARSLLCKLELFHSFLSLVAATDPSALPDSLRSGELHTYWDHKQASQSYQRAWQQLRLQAFPLWPCSDRNLLLFR
- the adat1 gene encoding tRNA-specific adenosine deaminase 1 isoform X2; the encoded protein is MINADEVAELCYERFRQLPRRGKPEPGREWSLLAAVLRITRRPNSDSVEMEVVSLGTGTKCIGKAAMSAAGDVLNDSHAEVIARRGCIRYLTQELHRAVSSRYSSLFRPADRRGKWRLQPGVSFLLFTSHTPCGDASIIPMRDSQSQPCPPVTSVSSCGETDGGRNLKRKVEEPGEGGNLKLPRLAEEETKEGETDPFESRTKSPDRVVSVPASASELKPGDSVDSRQSDAELVGDVHRTGAKCVPGGPADPLLPGEGYHSTGVLRVKPGRGEPTLSLSCSDKLARWGVLGFQGALLSHYLEEALYFDTVVVGKCPYSQEVMHRALVMRCSRVSELPAGFSVCSPLLLQSSLEFQFSQNQTELQHQGGQGRISPCGAAISWCNVADQPLDVTANGYKHGVTKKVLGTPKARSLLCKLELFHSFLSLVAATDPSALPDSLRSGELHTYWDHKQASQSYQRAWQQLRLQAFPLWPCSDRNLLLFR